The Acidovorax sp. RAC01 genomic sequence AGGCCAAAGCCCAGGGGCGAATACGCCAGCAGCGACACGTCCAGCCGGTGGCAGGTTTCATCCATGCCGTTTTCCCAGGTGCGGTTGATGAGGCAGTACGGGTTTTGCACCGTGGCCACACGCGGCAGGCCGTGCTGTTCGGCCAGGCGCACAAACTCGTGCACGCCGTAAGGGGTTTCGTTCGACAGGCCGATGTACCGCACCTTGCCCGCCTTCACCAGGCCCGCCAGCGCCTCCAGCTGCTCGCGGATCGGCGTGACGGAGGTTTCCTTCTCGGGGTTGTAGTACATGGTGCCAAAGGCCGGCACATGGCGCTCGGGCCAGTGAATCTGGTAGAGGTCGATCACGTCGGTCTGCAGCCGGCGCAGGCTCGCCTCGCACGAAGCCACGATATCGGCCGCCGACATGCCGCTGCCGTTACGCACCCAGGGCATGCCGCGAGACGGGCCCGCCACCTTGGTGGCCACCACCAGCTTCTGGCGCGACCCGGGGTTCTTGGCAAACCAGTTGCCAATGATGGTCTCGGTGGAACCACAGGTCTCTGCCTTGGCAGGTACCGAATACATCTCTGCCGTGTCGATGAAATTGACGCCCTGGGCCAGGGAATGGCTCAGGATCGCGTGCGAGTCGGCTTCGTTGACCTGCTCGCCAAAGGTCATCGTGCCAAGGCAGATCGGCGTGACGTGCAGGTCGCTCTGACCGAGACGGACTGTGTTCATTTGTGGGGGCTCCCAAAAGATAAAAAAGGGGGGAACGAACCCGGGCCATCAGACAGGGCCTGGGCTTGCAAACGGGCGCCGCTCCGCAGTGGGGGTGCCGCCGCGCAAAGGCAGCCGGGGATGGTACAAGCGAATGCCAGATCGCGTGCGGCACTGCACCGCCTTGACGTTCGCAGGCCCCTCTGCATCGATGAGCGAGCCTCCTGCGTCTGCGGGCTCGGGTGGCCTGCAGCATTGCCAATACATACGGTCGCTATCGCCATGGCTGTGCTTTGCGCATGGCAGCGCATTGATTCGCTGCGCCTGCTTACCGCCTGCTGCATGCGAAGGTTCGCTCGGCGCGCCGACACCGGGCACAGCCGCCAAGGCGACAGCGCGCCGCGCTGTACGCCAACACCGCCGCATAACATTGCGTCACCGGCGAGTGACACGCTCGCCCCCCTGTGTTTGCATTGCCCCACCCTGATCTGCCGTCTGCGCCCGCCCTGCGCCACTGCCATGTACATCCCGACCAAGCCCTCCCGCAGCAGCACCCTTGCCATGCGCCATCTTGAATACCACGTACGCCACTGGGGGCCACAGACGGCTGGCGATGGGTTGCCCACGCTTGTGCTGCTGCACGGCTGGATGGATGTGAGCGCCTCATACCAGTTTGCAGTGGACGCGCTGCAGGGCGACCGCCGCATCATCGCGCCCGACTGGCGCGGCTTTGGCCTGAGCTCGGGCGGGCCTGTGGACCACTACGTGTTTGCAGATTACCTGGCAGACCTGGACCTGCTGCTGGACCACTACGCACCCGGCGAAGCGGTGGACCTGGTGGGCCACAGCATGGGCGGCAACGTGGCCATGATGTATGCCGGCGTGCGCCCCCAGCGTGTGCGCCGCCTGGTGAACCTGGAGGGCTTTGGCATGCCCGCCACCCGGCCCGCCCAGGCCCCCACCCGCTATGCGCAGTGGATCGACGAAATCAAGCAACTGCATGCAGGCGACAAGACGCTGAAAAGCTACGACACCGCCGATGGCGTGGCGCAGCGCCTGATGAAGACCAACCCCCGCCTGTCGCGCGGCAAGGCCGAGTGGCTGGCCCAGCACTGGGCCCGCCCCAATGCCGAGGGCCGCTGGGAAATACTGGGCGACCCGGCGCACAAGATCACCAGCGCGCAGCTCTTCCGGCTGGACGAAGCCCTGGCCATCTACGAACGCATCACCGCCCCGGTGCTGGCGGTGGAGGCCGACAGTGACAGCCTGGGCCAATGGTGGAAGGGCCGCTACGACCTGAACGAATACCACCAGCGGCTGGGCCATGTGCCCGACTGCCGGCAGGCGGTGGTGACCGACGCGGGGCACATGCTGCACCACGACCAGCCGCAGCAGGTCGCACGCCTGATCGAGGACTTTCTGGCTCTCCCCTGAGAATTTTCAAGCAAAATAAGCCCCCAAGGCTTGATTCATAAGCCTCTATTGCTATCAATTTTGAATATTTGGCACTGAAGAAGCCTGGCCTGGGTACTCGCCGCCTCGCTGCACAGCCGTACCAAGGGCCATTGGCGGGGCTGCATCCCATCCCATGAGAAAATCGCGGGTTACTCCACAGAACACCCAAGGCAAGCATCATGGACGCAGAACGCATCAACCTCATTGGCAACACCCTCTCTGACCTGGCGGTGCGAACGCAAGAGTTACGGAGGTATCTTTGACTTCGATGCCAAATTTGAACGCCTTCGCACGGTAAACGCCTCGCTCGAAGATCCTTCCGTCTGGAACGACCCCAAGAAGGCACAGGAGCTGGGCAAGGAAAAAAAATCGCTCGATGGCGTGGTGCTCACGCTCGACCGTCTCACGCAGGAACTGGCCGACAACGCCGAACTGTTCGAGATGAGCAAGGAAGAAGGCGATGACGATGGCCTGATGACCATCGAAGCCGAAACCGCCAAGCTCAAGCCCGAGATCGAGCAGCTGGAGTTCCGCCGCATGTTCCGCATGGAGGCCGACCCGCTCAACTGCTTTGTCGACATCCAGGCAGGCGCAGGCGGCACGGAGGCCTGCGACTGGGCCAGCATGCTGCTGCGCCAGTACCTCAAGTACGCCGAGCGCAAGGGCTTCAAGACCACGGTCGAGGAAGAAACCGCGGGCGACGTGGCCGGCATCAAGAGCGCCACGATCAAGGTCGAGGGCGAATACGCCTACGGCCTGCTGCGCACCGAAACCGGCGTCCACCGCCTGGTTCGCAAGAGCCCGTTCGATTCTTCCGGCGGCCGCCACACCTCGTTCGCCTCGCTGTTCGTCTACCCCGAGATCGATGACTCGATCCAGATCGACATCAACCCGGCCGACGTACGCACCGACACCTACCGCGCATCGGGTGCGGGCGGGCAGCACATCAACAAGACCGACTCGGCCGTGCGCCTGACGCACATCCCCACCGGCATCGTCGTGCAGTGCCAGGACGGCCGCAGCCAGCACGGCAACCGCGACATCGCGTGGCAGCGCCTGCGCTCGCGCCTGTACGACTTCGAGATGCGCAAGCGCCAGGAAGAGCAGCAAAAGCTGGAGGACACCAAGACCGACGTGGGCTGGGGCCACCAGATCCGCAGCTACGTGCTGGACAACAGCCGCATCAAGGACCTGCGCACCAACGTCGAAATCTCGGCCACGCAAAAAGTGCTGGACGGGGACCTCGACGCGTTCATCGAAGCCTCGCTCAAGCAGGGCGTGTAGATGACGCAACCCACGCCCCTGGCCGCCCTGCGCATGCACACCGACGCCATCATCTTCGACATGGACGGCACCATGATCGACTCCATGCCCTGGCACGCCCAGGCATGGGTCGAGTTCACGCGCCGCCGCGGCATGCAGATCGACGTGCCCGATCTGATGGCGCGCACCACAGGCAAGAACGGCACCGAGTGCATCGTGGAGCTGCTGGGACGCCCCGTGTCGCAGGACGAGGCCGACGCCCTCACGCACGAGAAGGAAACCATCTACCGCGAGCTGTTTGCGCCGCGCTTTGCCGAGGTGGCGGGTTTTCGCCAGTTTGCGGGCCAGGTGCACGCCCGCGGGCTGAAGGTGGCGGTGGGCACGGCCGGCGACATGGGCAATGTGGAATTCGCAATGGGCCACCTGGGCATGGCGCCTGCGCCACTGGCCATCGTGCGCGGCGACGAAGGCCTGCCCGGCAAGCCGCAGCCCGCGATTTTTCTGGAGGCAGCGCGCCGCATCGGTGTTGCGCCCGGGCGCTGCATCGTGTTTGAAGATGCGCCGTTCGGCATCGAGGCAGCGCGCCGCGCAGGCATGCGTGCCGTGGCCATCTGCAGCACCCACACGCCCGAGCAGCTGGCCGGGCCGCATGTGCTGGCTGCCGTGCGCGACTACACCGAACTCATGAACACCGACTTTCTGGAGAGCATCCATGTTGCAACTGCATAACGCAGACGGAAGCGGCGACGGCGCAGGCCCGGCCGCTGCCGTCCGGCGCGAGGACTACGCCGCCCCCGCCTACTGGATCGACAGCGTCGACCTCACCTTCGACCTGGACCCTGCCAAGACACGCGTGCTCAACCGGATGACGCTGCGGCGCAATCCGGCAGTGGCACCGCAGCCGCTGCGCCTGGACGGCGAGGACCTGAACCTGGCGCGCGTGCTCGTCAACGGCCAGGGCACATCGTTCAAGATGGAGGGCTCGCGCCTGGTGCTGGAGAACCTGCCCGAGGGCGAGGAAGCCTTCGCGCTGGAGATCTTCACCACCTGCTGCCCCGCGAAGAACACGCACCTGATGGGCCTGTATGTGAGCCAGGGCACGTTCTTCACGCAGTGTGAGGCCGAGGGATTCCGGCGCATCACATACTTCCTGGACCGCCCGGACGTGATGGCCAGCTACACCGTGACGCTGCGGGCCGACAAGGCGCAGTACCCTGTGCTGCTGAGCAACGGCAACCTGGTGGACAGCGGTGACCTCGAAGACGGCCGCCACTTTGCCAAGTGGGTCGATCCGCACAAGAAGCCCTGCTACCTGTTTGCCCTGGTGGCCGGCAAGCTCGTGGCACGCGAACAGAAGATCAAAAGCCGGTCTGGCACCGACCACCTTCTGCAGGTGTACGTACGCCCCGGCGACCTGGGCAAGACCGAGCACGCGATGAATTCGCTGATGCACAGCGTGGCCTGGGACGAAGCCCGCTTTGGCCTGCCGCTGGACCTGGAGCGCTTCATGATCGTCGCCACCAGCGACTTCAACATGGGCGCGATGGAGAACAAGGGTCTGAACATCTTCAACACGAAGTACGTTCTGGCCAGCGAATCCACCGCCACCGACACCGACTTCGCGAACATCGAGAGCGTGGTCGGCCATGAGTACTTTCACAACTGGACGGGCAACCGCGTCACCTGCCGCGACTGGTTCCAGCTGAGCCTGAAGGAAGGCCTCACCGTCTTCCGCGACCAGGAATTCAGCATGGACCTGGCCGCCAGCCCCTCGGCCCGTGCCGTCAAGCGCATCGAGGACGTGCGCGTGCTGCGCACCGCCCAGTTCCCCGAAGACGCAGGCCCCATGGCCCACCCTGTGCGGCCTGACAGCTACGTCGAGATCAACAACTTCTACACCGTCACCATCTACGAAAAGGGTGCCGAGGTGGTGCGCATGCAGCACAACCTCGTGGCCGATGAGGCCACTGGTGTCTCCTGTCGGGACGGCTTCGCCAAGGGCATGAAGCTGTACTTCGAGCGCCACGACGGCCAGGCCGTGACCTGCGACGACTTCGTGCAGGCCATGGCAGACGCCAACCCCGCCAGCCCGCTCACGCAGCACCTGACGCAGTTCAAGCGCTGGTACAGCCAGGCCGGCACACCGCGGGTGCAGGCCGTGGGGCATTACGACGCCGCCACCCGCTGCTATGCGCTCACGCTGTCGCAAAGCTGCGCACCCACGCCCGGCCAAAGAGAAAAGCTGCCGTTCGTGATCCCCATCGAACTGGGGCTCGTCAATGCGGCCACCGGCGCCGCCCTGCCCCTGCATCTGGCGGGCGAAGGCAGTGCCGACGCAGCGACTGCCGCCACGTCGCGCGTCGTGGTGCTGACCGAGGCATCGCAGACGCTGACGTTCACCGGCATCGACGCCGAGCCCGTGCCATCGCTGCTGCGCGGCTTCAGCGCACCGGTGGTGCTGGACATCGACTACACCGACGCACAGCTGCTCACCCTGCTCGCCCACGACACCGACGCCTTCAACCGTTGGGAAGCAGGCCAGCGCCTGGCACTTCGTTTTGCTATTAATTCAATAGCAAAAGAGCCCAACAATACAAGCGGCAGCGGCCATTTTGATCTCAAAAACCTGCCGGACGCGTTGGTGGAGGCCCTGCGCACGGTACTGCGCAACCCAGGGCTGGATGCTGCGTTCAAGGAACTGGTCCTCACACTGCCGTCAGAAACCTACATTGCCGAACAGCTTGATGTAGTGGACCCACAGCGCATTCACACCGTGCGCGAGGCCATGCGTGCGCAACTGGCCCAGGCGCTGCAAGCCGACTGGGCATGGGCGTGGGAGCAGCACCACGACACCGGCGGATACAGCCCCGATCCCGTCTCCTGCGGCCGCCGTGCCCTGAGCGGCCTGGCACTGCACATGCTGTGCATTGCCGCCCACGCCAGCGGCGATACGGTGTGGCCCGGCAAGGCATTCCAGCGCTTCAAGGATGCCGGCAACATGACCGACCGGTTCAACGCCCTGACGGCCCTGGTGGCCAGCGGCAGCGAACTGGCAGCCCCTGCGCTGGCGCGCTTTCATGCCCTGTTCAAAGACGACCCGCTGGTCATCGACAAGTGGTTTGCCCTGCAGGCCGGCGCGCCCGACCGCGGCGGCAACATCCTGCCGGCGGTGCGAAAGCTCATGCAGCACCCCGACTTCAGCCTCAAGAACCCCAACCGCGCCCGCAGCGTGATCTTCAGCTACTGCAACGGCAACCCGGGCGCCTTCCACCGCGAAGACGCAGCGGGCTACACCTTCTGGAGCGAACGCGTCATCGAGCTCGACGGCATCAACCCCCAGGTGGCCGCCCGCCTGGCGCGCGCGCTCGACCGCTGGAAGAAACTGGCCGAACCCTGGCGCAGCGCGGCCCGTGAAGCCATCGCCCGCGTCGCAGCCAGGCCCGACCTGTCCAACGACGTGCGCGAGGTCGTCACCCGCGCGCTGGCCGGCTAACCCCACACCACGGAAACCACCAACATGGCAAAAAACATCAGCCTGACCCGTTACCTCGTTGAACAGCAACGCATGGACGGGCTCATCCCCTCCCAATTGCGCCTGCTGCTGGAAGTGGTGGCACGCGCCTGCAAAAGCATCAGCCACGCCGTGAACAAGGGCGCGCTGGGCGGCGTGCTCGGCGCTGCCGGCAGCGAAAACGTGCAGGGCGAAATCCAGAAAAAGCTCGACATCATCGCCAACGAGGTACTGATCGAAGCCAACGAATGGGGCGGCCACCTGGCCGCGATGGCGTCTGAAGAAATGGACGGCATCTACCTGGTGCCCAACCGCTATCCGCAGGGCGAATACCTGCTGCTGTTTGATCCCTTGGACGGCTCGTCGAACATCGACGTGAACGTGAGCATCGGCACGATCTTCAGCGTGCTCAAGAAGCCCGACGACGATCGCGGCGTGGAAGAAGCCGACTTTTTGCAGCCCGGCACCCAGCAGGTTGCGGCCGGCTACTGCATCTACGGCCCGCAGACCACCCTGGTGCTCACCGTGGGCGACGGCGTGGCCATGTTCACCCTGGACCGCGAACAGGGCTCGTTCGTGCTGACCGAAGAGAACATCCGCATTCCTGAAGACACCAAGGAATTCGCGATCAACATGAGCAACATGCGCCACTGGGACGAGCCGGTAAAGCGCTACATCGACGAGTGCCTGCAAGGCCGCGACGGCCCGCGTGGCAAGGACTTCAACATGCGCTGGATTGCCAGCATGGTGGCCGACGTGCACCGCATCCTGACCCGCGGCGGCGTCTTCATGTACCCCTGGGACAAGCGCGAGCCCCACAAGCCCGGCAAGCTGCGCCTGATGTACGAAGCCAACCCCATGGGCTGGCTGGTCGAGCAGGCCGGCGGTGCTGCCACCAACGGCAAGCAGCGCATCCTCGACATCCAGCCCACGCAGCTCCACGAACGCGTCAGCGTGATCCTCGGATCAAAAAACGAAGTGGACCGCGTGACCAGCTACCATTCCACGCTATAATCAAAGGCTTAAGCCGGTGTAGCTCAGTCGGTAGAGCAGCTCATTCGTAATGAGAAGGTCGGGTGTTCGATTCATCTCTCCGGCACCAAGTCAGCAAAGGAAACCCCGCTATCGAAAAGGTAGCGGGGTTTCTTCTTTTCCGCCCCGTGTAGCCACCATGTAGCCAGCGGTACGGGGTTTCGCGCACTTGAGCCACGACACCCCGTCAACAAAAAAGCCCCATCGCTGGGGCTTCGGTGCTTCTGGAGCAAATGCTCGTGGCGGGCAATTACCGGCAGCGCGTCTCGATACCGCTAGGCCGCGCGTACGACGAGCAATTGATTGTTTGAGGGGCGGCCGGCGCAGGTGGCGGCGCGGCGCGTTGACGTACCGCGGCAGCTCCGAGCGTGCGGCCCATTTCCGAGAGAGCGTCCCCAACACCGCTGTCAAGGCCGCCAGCGCCCGCCATGGCAGCGGCCACATCGCCCACGACTCGCTCGGTCGCGTTCTGGGGCTCAGGCAGCCCCGCGCCGGTCATCAGGTCGTTGATGGACGCCCCGGCCTTCTTGAACCGGAACCCGTTATCTGCATCCCGCCCACTGCGCCCGCGTTGGATGTGGTCGTGTTCTTGCCGGACCCAGACTCCTGCGCGTAGATGCTGCGCGCCACGTCGGCCAAAGTGCCGGATACGCCCTCCGCAGCGAGCGCCGCGTCTATTGGAGATAGGGCGGCCTTAGGGTATTCATCCCACCATTTACCGCTCATGGCTTCCTCCTGACCGACCCATCAGGGGCAGTGAACAGCGCGCCCGATGGCAGGGCGTCAAGCTCTGCGCGGCTGCTCACATTGGGGGCTGCCATGGCAGGCGCGGCCGGCTGCGCACCTGTGGCTGGTGCCTTGTCGCTGTGTTTCAGGTTGAAGGCTTCGCGCAGTCGGTCTTTGGCGCCGTTGCTGTACTCGACGATCTTGCCAAGGCCCGCGCGGAACTGCTCGATGCTCTGCGCCTGCGACAGCGCCGCGAGATTGGCCTCCAGTCGCTTGCCCTCGGCGTCGGAGACAGCACCCAGTGCGCCGCCGGTCTTGCTGGCGTCGCGCATCGCTTGCAGCACTCCAAAGCCTACCTGCGACTTGAGCGTTTCGAGGAGCGCCTGAGCGTTGGCAGCGTCGCCGCCGGGAATGCTCGGAAACTTGCCCTGAATGCCCACGATGCCCTTGAGCCCCGGATGGTTCAGCAACTCATTGGCGCTCGTCGCCAGTCGGTTCAGACTGTCGTTGGTGCCAGCGAGCTGTGCCGTGTCGGCATTGAATGCGCCGGAAATTTTCTGATCCGCAGGACCGCCGGGGATGGCCTGAAGGTTGCCGTCTGGCGTCTCACGGTATCCGGCTGGCACCTTGCTGCCGGACTTGCCCTCCAGCTTCGCCAGAGCGAGTTCGACAGCCTGAGCGCGCCGGGCTGTATCGGCATCAGAGCGCACCTGTGCAATCTGCTGCTTGGTGTCGTTCTGCATCAGCGCCACAGGGCTCTCGAATCCCTCCTCCACGGCCGCGCGCACGATGTTTTCTGGGTCGCGGGTGTACCTGAGCTTGTCGCGCTCTTTTTCGACCCGCTGGCGTCTCATGCCTTCGTCGAAAACGGCCTGCTGCTCAGGCGTCAGGGGTTCATTGCCCATGACGGGTTCGGCATACCGCGCGCCCAGTGCCTCCGCGGCATTGGCATCAAGCCGGCCGGAAATGGCTTGGTTTTTCATCGTGCGTCGCTGCTCTACCTTGGCGGTTTCGGCAGCATCGGTCTGTGCCCCTTCACGGTCTCGTGAATGAACCCGGCAGACAGCAACTCACGCTTCGCCCGCGTAATCACTTCCGAGCTTTTCCATCCGCGTTTTGAGAGATGCGCGGCGGATGCCAGCAATCTGCCGTTGTTGTCCCGGACGTACTGGCGCGCAAACTCCAGCAGCAGGGAGCGGGCGGGATGGCTCAGGTTGTTGTACGCGGCTGAATCAAGTACCGACCACGGCAGGGCAATAAAGCCCCCCGGGTCACGCGTACCACCTGAACCCCGCCCACGGTTGCGACCGTTTGCCACTCAATACGCCCCCCAGTCCGGGTTCGCACGTTTGCGCTTGCCCATGCCCAAGGCGTCATTGATGCCAGCGGCAGCCCGAGCTCACAGAACTCCACCTGACCGAAGATGAACTCAAGGCGCTCGGCTTCGCACCCGTGAACCCGGTGAAGGCACCGACCCAGCCGAACAGATAGCAGCCCGTGTAAGTGCACCACACAATGCCTGGCCAGACAGCGTCACCAGCGGTGCTGGGTGCTGTATTCAGTCCTGCGCTGGACCAGTATCGAGCGGGGCCTCGGTGACCAGGGCCCTGTGGGCCACCATGTCGAGCGCAGGGCGCGCGTTACCTTGCTTGTCCGTCCACACCCGTGGTGTGAGGGTCCCGGCCAGCGCTACCGCGTCGCCTTCACGCAGCCGCCGGAGCGCATCCTGGCATGCACCGTCGAAGGCAATCACATTCACCAGCACGCTTTCCCCCTCACCTGTGCTGGCCTTCATCTTGACCACGGTGAAAGCCTTGCCAAACTTGTCGACGCGCTGCTCCGCATCGGTGTGGAGCCGGCCGGCAACGATTCCATCAATCATGTCGAGTCCTCAGCCCGATGGGCGGGTGTATTGGGTCAGGCAGCAGTTGCGCTGCGTGGTAAGTCGCGGGAAATGCCCTTCAGGACGGTTCGCGCGGCAGCCAGCGCGGCGAGAGGGGCGCGCAACCCCGGCACTGGCACCCACGCCGCGGTAAGTAATCGAGCGCCCAGCAAAAAAGCCCAGAACCTTTCGATTCTGGGCTTTTGCTATCAATGGTCGGCGTGGCGGGATTCGAACTCGCGACCCCTTGCACCCCATGCAAGTGCGCTACCAGGCTGCGCTACACGCCGACAAGACTTAGATTATATGCAGAAAAACGCGTCAGTTCGGAGAAAGTAGCGCCCGGATTTCAAATAATTCCTTGCGCACTGCGTGGGCGTCAAAGGCCATCTCCCTCGTCTCAATCGAGAGGTCCTGAGGACCCTCCATCAACATGCCGGCCGGCAGAGAATCGGCGAAATCCGGATCGCCGCCAGCCTCCGGCGCACGGCCTGCAGGCACCAGCTCCTGAAGCCGGTTGCGCGCCCCGCTGATGGTGAAACCCTGGTCATAGAGCAGGTCCCGGATGCGCCGGATCATCAACACTTCGTGGTGCTGGTAGTAACGGCGGTTGCCCCGACGCTTCATGGGGCGCAACTGCGTGAACTCCTGCTCCCAATACCGCAAAACATGCGGCTTGACGCCGCACAGCTCCGCGACCTCACCGATGGTGAAATAGCGCTTGGCAGGGATGGAAGGAAGGGGGGTGCCCATGTTGTACGGATCCAGACCGGTGAGCCAGCAAGCGTACTGCAGACCAGCAGTTGCCGCCAGCCACCGCTGCTATCCCATCATGAATTTGACAAAAAATTCACGCCGTCGAGGCCGACTGGATCTGCTCTTTAAGCTTGCTGCTGGCGTGAAACGTCACCACACGGCGCGCCTGAATGGGAATGGCCTCACCTGTGCGCGGGTTGCGACCGGGGCGCGGCGCCTTCGTACGGATCTGGAAGTTGCCAAAACCCGAGAGCTTAACGTCGCGCCCTTCCACCAGGCTTTGGGACACCAGGTCGAAAAACGCATCAATCATGTCCTTGGACTCGCGCTTGTTCAGGCCGATCTGGTCAAACAACAGGTCCGCCAGTTGCGCCTTGGTCAGCGCAGGAGTCTCGAGAGACTCCACTGCAAATTCGATCATGGGTCGCGCCTTTGCTTCATCAGCCATGTGTCAGACGCGCAGACGCGCGCCAGTGCGCTCTTTGAGTTGCGCGATCACCAGTTGCACTGTCGACTCGATTTCCGCCTCGGTCAAGGTGGCTTCATCGCGGCCGAGCGTCAGCCGGACTGCCAGGCTCTTTTCGCCCTGCCCCACCTGCGCCGCAGCAGGCGCTGCTTCTCCGTCGCGCAGCGGCTTGGGCCGGTAGACGTCAAAAAGCACAGCGGAGCGCAGCAGACCGCCAGGGACCGCCTCGCGGACTGATGCCATCACCTCAGCATGCGTCACGCGCTCGGCCACGACCACGGCCAGATCGCGCTCAACAGCCTGTTGCTTTGCGACGGGCTGGAATGCAGGTACCGAACGCGCGAGCACAGCGTCCAGATCCAGTTCGAACATCAGCGGAGCCTGTGGCAGATCCCATCCCTGACGCCATTGGGGGTGTAGTTCTCCCACGAATCCGATGGCGCGACCATTGAGTACCACGCGCGCGCAGCGGCCGGGGTGCATGGATGGATGATTTCCCGGCTCGAAAACGGCCTGCAGCGGAGCCAAGAGGGCTTCTACGTCGCCCTTTACATCGAAGAAGTCCACGCCTTGCTCGGTGCAGCCCCACTGAAGCGCATCGGCGGGACCATAGGCCAGCCCTGCCACCCGCATCGGCTGGTGAAAGCCCTCCACCGTGGTGTCGGTGTTGCGCACGCTCTCGTCACGCAGGAACACCCGACCGAGTTCGAATACGCGCACCCGCTGGGCCTTGCGGTCCAGGTTGAACTTCAAAACTTGTAGCAATGAACCCAGCAAAGACGAGCGCATGACGTTCATCTGGCTTGCAATCGGGTTCAGTAGACGGATGGGAGCGGCGTTGCCAGCCAGTTCGCGCTCCCAGCGGTCTTCCACAAAGCTGAAGTTGATCGTCTCCTGATACCCGAGGCCGGCCAGCGCATGGCGCACGGCGAACGCGCTGCGCGTGGCTTCCGCCGGCAGCTTGGGCGTGATGGGGGCCAGCGGCGGCGTGGTGGGCAGGCTGTTGTAGCCGACGATCCGTGCGATCTCTTCGATCAGGTCTTCTTCGATATTGATGTCGAAGCGATAG encodes the following:
- a CDS encoding integration host factor subunit alpha, giving the protein MIEFAVESLETPALTKAQLADLLFDQIGLNKRESKDMIDAFFDLVSQSLVEGRDVKLSGFGNFQIRTKAPRPGRNPRTGEAIPIQARRVVTFHASSKLKEQIQSASTA